A window of the Isosphaera pallida ATCC 43644 genome harbors these coding sequences:
- a CDS encoding metallophosphoesterase, whose amino-acid sequence MILETDKLLPLIRRAATLFRGTPGRKGAIVHLDDSVEEVMVVGDLHGNLAGFARALRKADLEHHPHRHLVLQELVHGKTMYPEEGGDQSHQLVDAVCALKCRHPRQVHLILGNHELAEVTGRRIAKGGNLLNELFFRGLTTAHHDRAAEVHRAYQELFTSLPVMVRAPNRILICHTIPEESDFETFNPTVLETGRWTLADAQRGGTIYALTWGRDFRPETVDRFAHIMDADLFINGHTPCPDTGFQSPNHRQLIIDGTLAQPAYCLFPTGQPLTLDDLVQRAAFA is encoded by the coding sequence ATGATTTTGGAAACCGACAAACTGTTGCCCCTGATCCGACGGGCCGCGACGCTGTTCCGGGGCACTCCGGGCCGCAAAGGGGCGATTGTCCACTTGGACGACTCGGTCGAGGAGGTCATGGTCGTCGGCGACCTCCACGGTAACCTCGCCGGCTTCGCACGGGCGCTGCGCAAGGCTGACCTCGAACACCACCCCCACCGTCACTTGGTCCTCCAGGAACTGGTCCACGGCAAAACGATGTACCCCGAGGAAGGGGGCGACCAGTCGCATCAACTGGTGGACGCCGTGTGCGCGCTGAAGTGCCGCCACCCCCGTCAGGTCCACCTGATCCTGGGCAACCATGAACTCGCTGAAGTCACCGGCCGACGAATCGCCAAAGGTGGCAACTTGCTCAACGAGCTGTTCTTTCGTGGTCTGACCACCGCCCACCACGACCGCGCCGCCGAGGTCCACAGAGCATATCAAGAACTTTTTACATCCCTGCCCGTCATGGTGCGCGCGCCCAACCGGATTCTGATTTGTCACACCATTCCCGAGGAGTCGGATTTCGAGACCTTCAACCCCACCGTGTTGGAAACCGGCCGCTGGACCCTGGCCGACGCCCAGCGCGGCGGCACGATCTACGCGCTGACCTGGGGCCGCGACTTCCGGCCCGAGACGGTCGATCGCTTTGCCCACATCATGGACGCCGACCTGTTCATCAATGGCCACACCCCCTGCCCCGACACCGGCTTCCAGTCGCCCAACCACCGCCAACTCATCATCGACGGCACCCTCGCCCAACCGGCTTACTGCCTCTTCCCCACCGGCCAACCCCTCACTCTCGACGACCTGGTGCAACGCGCTGCCTTTGCCTAA